The segment CCACGGTGTCACGACGCTGGCGTCCCCGCTCCCTGCCTCAGTTAGTGCTGATGGCCTTCTTTGTGGTGATGCTGCCGATCGCAGTGCTCATGTTCCAGGCGGGACAGGCGTTGTCAGAATTGTCGGAACTTGCCGACGTCAGCGCCCGTCAGGCAGTTGATCAGACCCGACGTGCCCGCACGCTGACCAATCTCGCTGTCGAGATGGAGCGTAGCGCTCGTCAGTACGCGGTACTGGAAAACCCCGATCTGATGAAGATCTATGCCGACAAGGCCAGCGCTTTTCGAGAGCTGCTGGATGCACAGGCGCGCCTGCTCGGTGAAGGAGACCCGCGTGTCAGAGAGCTGAAAAGCACGCTGTCAGAGCTGGAGCGCATGCCCGAAATGAGTGTGGCGCAGGTCAGCAGCCATCTAGAGAACTTCGGCCCCTTCTCGATACAAGCCAGCGGTTTGCTCAACTCTACCCGTGAACTCGTCGATGCCCGTATCGAGGGTATCCGTGCGCGTGCGACTCAGGTGAAGAATCAGTTGTGGTGGCAGACGGCAGCACTGGTCTCTATCAGTCTGCTGCTGATGCTGTTCTTTACCTGGCTGATCATTCGCCCCATTCGTCAGCTGGAACGTCGTATCAATGGCCTTGGCAGTGGTGATGACAGCGCGCGGCCAATCGTGATCAAGGGGCCGGCCGAATTGGTGCAGCTGGGTGAGCGTCTCAACTGGCTGTCGATGCGTCTTGATGAGCTGGAAGAGCAGAAGCAGCAGTTCCTGCGCCACATGTCCCATGAACTCAAGACCCCGTTATCCAGCATCCGCGAGGGTACCGGGCTTTTGATTGACGAAGTGGCAGGGCCGCTGAGCCCTCATCAGGCCGAAATTCTTGGCTTGCTGGACGATTCCAGCAAGGAATTGCAGAAGCTTATCGAGCAGCTCCTCGACTACAATCTGTTGCAGCATAATCAAGGGCTTGAGAGAAGCCGCTTTGATGTCCATGAAGTCTTCAAGGAAGTACTGGCCAAGCACCGGCTAGCACTGGAAAAGAAAGGCATGAAAGTGCATCTTCCGCCTGCCAGTCTGAACTGGGAGGCCGACCGGCCGCGAACAGGGCGCATTCTCGATAATCTGATTTCCAATGCCATTGCTTATGGCGAAGATGGCGGAGATCTATGGCTGAGGGCGCGCAAGGAGCGCCGTCAGCTGGTCATCGAGGTCGCTAACAGCGGCGAGCCAATTGCCGCTCAAGATCGCGATCACCTGTTCAAACCCTTCTATCAGGGTGCGGTGAAACGCAAGGGGCCACTCAAGGGCTCTGGTATTGGCCTCTCAGTGGCGGCTGACAGCGCCCGCGCCCAATTTGGTCAATTGGTGCTGGTGGACGATGCCAGGGCGGATGTCTGTTTCCGACTGACATTGCCCACAATGACTCGTGCGCTGTCGCTGTCGCCAGGGGAAGGCAGCGAGTCTGATCTGCAGGCAGGGAATGCATACTGACAGCGCGGATCATCAGCCTTTACTGCCAGTACATACCACATAAAATGGCACCAATGAGTGCCATCAAACACGCAAGGAACTGAAGTGATGAAGGGTCAACGACTACTGCTGAGCCTTACTGCCTGCGTGCTGCTCAGTACCCTCAGTGCCTGTGGGGTCCTGTCAAGCATGACCTTGCCGGGCACTGAATCTGCAGCCATGAGTCCTGGTGTCGAAACCAGCTGTCTTGGGGCCGGTGATCTACCGGACTTCGCGGGGGAAGATTGCCTGCTGGATGAATGGGTCGCCTTCGCCCTGCAAGCGCAACGCGGTAATGGTGACTGGCGCAGAAGTACGCTGGTACAGCTGGAAGGGACCCGTCATGATCGTCGCCTCGCCCGCGCTATATTGTTGAGCTGGGGTGATGAGTCAGACTGGGAGCACGCTTCCGATTTGTTCAAGGCCGATCTGCCGACGGCGCCGAGTCGCCTGCAGCCGTTGCTACGTCAGTGGCTCAATGGGCTCGAGGAACGCCGCGATCTGATTGATGAGCGTGACAAGAGCGAGAGTGCTCGTCGCAAGCTGAGTGCCGATAATGCTCAGCTCAGCAAGAAGCTCGAAGCATTGACTGCCATCGAGGAATCCATCAATTCTCGCCGCCAGAGCACGCCCTGAAGTCTCGGCGACTGCCTCTGGCCACGATCTGTCACCGGCCCATCTGGCTAGGTGACGCAAGACTGTGCGGGCCTGGCGGCCGGTTGTCCCCACGCCGCCGAGTGACGCAAGGAGAGTTAGTGTGAAATACGCTCAAGCGCATATTCTGCTCGTTGATGATGATGCGAGCCTGCTCAAGCTGCTCGGCATGCGTCTCGAAAGTCGTGGCTTCAAGGTCACGACTGCTGGGAGTGGCCGTGAGGCGCTTAACCGTCTCGAAACTGCACGTCCTGATCTGGTCTTGTCAGACCTGCGCATGGACGAAATGGATGGCATGGCACTGTTTGGTGAGCTACAAAAGCGCCAGCCAGGCATGCCGGTCATCCTGTTGACGGCGCATGGCTCGATTCCGGATGCCGTCAGCGCCACGCGTCAGGGGGTGTTCAGCTTCCTGACCAAGCCGGTCGACAAGGATGAGCTGTTCGCGGCCATCGATGAAGCGCTGGCACAGGCGCCGCCGGTAAAGGAAGGCGAT is part of the Cobetia sp. L2A1 genome and harbors:
- a CDS encoding sensor histidine kinase, with the translated sequence MMTTPFLHRVFSMASTVSRRWRPRSLPQLVLMAFFVVMLPIAVLMFQAGQALSELSELADVSARQAVDQTRRARTLTNLAVEMERSARQYAVLENPDLMKIYADKASAFRELLDAQARLLGEGDPRVRELKSTLSELERMPEMSVAQVSSHLENFGPFSIQASGLLNSTRELVDARIEGIRARATQVKNQLWWQTAALVSISLLLMLFFTWLIIRPIRQLERRINGLGSGDDSARPIVIKGPAELVQLGERLNWLSMRLDELEEQKQQFLRHMSHELKTPLSSIREGTGLLIDEVAGPLSPHQAEILGLLDDSSKELQKLIEQLLDYNLLQHNQGLERSRFDVHEVFKEVLAKHRLALEKKGMKVHLPPASLNWEADRPRTGRILDNLISNAIAYGEDGGDLWLRARKERRQLVIEVANSGEPIAAQDRDHLFKPFYQGAVKRKGPLKGSGIGLSVAADSARAQFGQLVLVDDARADVCFRLTLPTMTRALSLSPGEGSESDLQAGNAY